One stretch of Candidatus Eisenbacteria bacterium DNA includes these proteins:
- a CDS encoding Wzz/FepE/Etk N-terminal domain-containing protein, translating into MDRTIALAPYWERIWARRGMILTLVLTATVVVGAISFVMPPWYRAEVELLPPTEDDSGLGIASLLKGVGVPGVKIPTEVSPAEVFMVILRSRRINEQMVDRFDLKRLYKKKLIVDAVKELLQHSRFKLTAAGTIQITVEDRSRDRAAKMANTYVELLDQFNRETRMTKGRRTRLFIQGRLDETRRELASAEQTLAQYQVKNKAVVLSSQMSSAVDQAARLYARRMALQVRLGVVRGYSAGSEEELQIRQELAQLDRQMRELPETGLELARLVREVKALEQVFALLTAQYEDARITEARDIVTVEVLDRATPPERKSRPRRGIMIAGTFLASLVLGAGYAALKEEERPRPMVRAVGSD; encoded by the coding sequence ATGGATCGCACGATCGCTCTGGCTCCCTACTGGGAGCGCATTTGGGCTCGCCGCGGGATGATCCTGACGCTCGTCCTCACGGCGACGGTGGTGGTCGGTGCGATCTCGTTCGTCATGCCCCCCTGGTACCGGGCCGAGGTCGAGCTGCTGCCGCCGACGGAGGACGATAGCGGCTTGGGCATCGCCAGCCTGCTGAAGGGCGTTGGCGTGCCAGGAGTCAAGATCCCGACCGAAGTCTCACCCGCCGAAGTGTTCATGGTCATTCTTCGCAGCCGGCGGATCAACGAGCAGATGGTGGATCGCTTCGATCTCAAGCGGCTCTACAAGAAGAAACTCATTGTCGATGCGGTCAAGGAGCTCCTTCAGCACTCCAGGTTCAAGCTGACCGCGGCCGGAACCATCCAGATTACCGTCGAGGACAGGAGTCGCGACCGTGCCGCCAAGATGGCGAACACCTACGTCGAGCTCCTCGACCAGTTCAATCGCGAGACACGGATGACCAAGGGCCGCCGGACTCGTCTCTTCATCCAGGGCCGCCTCGACGAGACGCGTCGTGAGCTGGCGTCGGCCGAGCAGACGCTCGCCCAATACCAGGTGAAGAACAAGGCGGTCGTCTTGTCCTCGCAGATGTCGTCGGCCGTCGATCAGGCGGCGCGGCTTTACGCGCGGAGGATGGCGCTCCAGGTCCGGCTCGGTGTGGTGCGCGGGTATTCGGCGGGCAGCGAGGAAGAACTGCAGATCCGGCAGGAGCTCGCCCAGCTCGATCGCCAGATGCGGGAGCTGCCGGAAACCGGACTCGAGCTCGCTCGGCTGGTTCGCGAGGTGAAAGCTCTGGAGCAGGTGTTCGCCCTGCTCACGGCTCAATACGAGGATGCGCGCATTACCGAGGCCCGTGACATCGTGACGGTCGAGGTCCTCGACCGGGCCACACCACCCGAACGAAAGTCTCGCCCGCGGCGCGGGATCATGATCGCGGGGACTTTCCTGGCTTCCCTGGTCCTCGGGGCGGGATATGCAGCGCTCAAGGAGGAGGAACGGCCCCGGCCCATGGTCCGCGCCGTGGGCTCGGATTGA